A window from Branchiostoma floridae strain S238N-H82 chromosome 16, Bfl_VNyyK, whole genome shotgun sequence encodes these proteins:
- the LOC118432826 gene encoding uncharacterized protein LOC118432826, whose product MANTGKWTHSKAFVLLYFAVMWPGPNVYGLTKQEAAQLQSLMLEVKAKIDGAMEQVAHTREHSLSQRFVFGPPHATAYACGESGTLQLSCAEGKTLLILDANYGRTSTDHVCRCSTCRTDCRAASSLSVVRTACQGEQQCSVRARYTVFGVDPCWGVQKYLEASYRCIIESNVAQGKTATASSHPSHWGPGKAVDGSRGTSVSWYNQCLHTNRVYEPWWKVDLGGADSYTVNRVSVLNRGDCCGERLRNFQVRVGPDENLAQNDQCGETYTARPANGATIVVYCDQPMSGRYVSIQVMGRSENLQICEVEVFAETVSKYISLGCWRDSYTRALPTLEGSDARLDGSYGSRQNPIEKCYQAASSRGFTVFAVQNGGQCFGSADGLNTFNRHGSSTACAANGKGGPWGNNVYKITGGESREYISLGCWRDTRSRVIPTLEGSDARLDGSAGSRQNPIEKCYQVALSRGFPMFALQYRGECYGSANGLNTFNRYGSSTACTADGEGGAWANEVYRITG is encoded by the exons ATGGCCAACACGGGAAAATGGACGCACAGCAAGGCCTTCGTTCTCCTGTACTTTGCGGTGATGTGGCCAGGCCCGAATGTGTACGGATTAACTAAGCAGGAAGCGGCCCAGTTGCAAA GTCTGATGTTAGAGGTTAAGGCTAAGATTGACGGGGCGATGGAGCAGGTAGCCCACACCCGGGAACACTCCTTGTCACAGAGATTCGTCTTCGGCCCGCCGCATG CAACAGCCTATGCATGTGGTGAGAGTGGCACCTTGCAGCTGTCGTGCGCGGAGGGAAAGACGCTCCTGATCTTGGACGCCAACTACGGCCGGACGTCGACCGACCACGTCTGCCGATGTTCCACCTGTCGTACCGACTGCCGGGCAGCCAGCAGTCTGTCAGTGGTGCGGACAGCCTGCCAGGGCGAACAGCAGTGCTCCGTGCGGGCCCGTTACACCGTTTTCGGCGTAGACCCCTGCTGGGGTGTACAGAAGTACTTGGAAGCGTCATACCGCTGTATCATAG AAAGTAACGTCGCCCAGGGTAAGACAGCAACAGCAAGCTCTCATCCATCACATTGGGGACCCGGAAAGGCCGTGGACGGCTCCAGAGGGACAAGCGTTTCCTGGTACAACCAGTGCCTCCACACGAATCGGGTGTATGAGCCGTGGTGGAAGGTGGACCTGGGTGGTGCGGACTCCTACACCGTTAATCGGGTCAGCGTTCTGAACAGGGGCGACTGCTGTG GAGAGCGACTGCGAAACTTCCAGGTGCGAGTTGGCCCGGACGAGAACTTGGCCCAGAATGACCAGTGTGGGGAGACTTACACGGCACGTCCAGCCAATGGAGCGACCATCGTGGTGTACTGCGACCAGCCGATGTCCGGTCGCTATGTATCTATTCag GTGATGGGCCGGTCCGAAAATCTGCAGATTTGTGAGGTCGAGGTCTTCGCCGAAACAG TGAGCAAGTACATAAGCCTGGGTTGCTGGAGGGACTCATATACCCGCGCCCTTCCGACTCTGGAGGGATCAGATGCACGTCTGGATGGCAGCTACGGTTCCCGTCAAAACCCCATAGAGAAGTGTTACCAGGCAGCGAGTTCTCGTGGTTTCACCGTGTTTGCTGTCCAGAATGGTGGACAGTGTTTCGGGTCTGCTGATGGGCTCAACACCTTCAACAGGCACGGATCTTCCACAGCCTGTGCGGCGAACGGCAAAGGCGGGCCTTGGGGAAACAATGTCTACAAGATTACAG GAGGCGAAAGCCGTGAGTACATCAGCCTGGGATGCTGGAGGGACACACGTTCCCGCGTCATTCCTACACTCGAGGGGTCAGATGCACGCCTAGATGGCAGCGCCGGTTCCCGTCAAAACCCCATAGAGAAGTGTTACCAGGTAGCACTCTCTCGTGGTTTCCCCATGTTTGCTTTGCAGTATCGTGGCGAGTGTTATGGGTCTGCTAACGGGCTCAACACCTTCAACAGGTACGGGTCTTCCACGGCCTGTACGGCAGACGGCGAGGGCGGGGCTTGGGCAAACGAGGTCTACAGGATTACAG gGTAA